In a genomic window of Candidatus Binatus sp.:
- a CDS encoding enoyl-CoA hydratase/isomerase family protein, which yields MAYETVLLDKKDGIAYLTLNRPERANTISAQLAHDVLGAVEDVEADSACRVIIVTGAGERHFCGGADLRDPAVQKGGLGGAAFPRRDFITALETCRVPVIAAINGAAMGGGCEIALACDIRVIADTATIGLPEIRFGALPAGGGTQRLPRLVGAGFAKEMIFSGLPWTAQDAYRVGLVNRVVPAAQLIGACEEMARVFIERAAYALKAAKILINTGVELPLTDALKYERKLIAGMATSDERRQAQQAAAASQATYARIFKDQK from the coding sequence ATGGCCTACGAAACGGTACTGCTCGACAAGAAAGACGGCATCGCGTACCTCACGCTGAATCGGCCGGAACGCGCCAACACCATCAGCGCGCAACTCGCGCACGATGTGCTCGGCGCGGTGGAAGACGTCGAGGCGGACAGCGCGTGCCGCGTGATAATCGTGACCGGCGCGGGCGAGCGGCATTTCTGCGGCGGCGCAGACTTGCGCGATCCCGCGGTGCAGAAGGGCGGACTCGGCGGAGCGGCGTTCCCGCGGCGCGATTTCATCACGGCGCTCGAGACTTGCCGCGTGCCGGTGATAGCGGCGATTAACGGCGCTGCGATGGGCGGCGGATGCGAGATCGCGCTGGCGTGCGATATCCGCGTGATTGCCGACACCGCGACGATCGGCCTGCCCGAAATTCGTTTCGGCGCACTGCCCGCTGGCGGTGGAACTCAGCGCTTGCCGCGCCTGGTCGGTGCGGGATTCGCCAAGGAAATGATCTTCAGCGGATTGCCGTGGACCGCGCAGGATGCGTACCGCGTAGGACTCGTGAATCGCGTCGTGCCGGCCGCGCAACTCATCGGCGCGTGCGAGGAGATGGCGCGCGTGTTTATCGAGCGCGCCGCTTACGCACTGAAGGCTGCGAAGATTCTCATCAACACCGGCGTCGAGCTTCCTTTGACCGACGCGCTCAAATACGAACGCAAACTGATCGCGGGCATGGCGACTTCCGACGAACGACGCCAAGCGCAGCAAGCGGCGGCGGCCTCGCAGGCCACCTACGCGCGCATTTTCAAGGACCAGAAGTGA
- a CDS encoding CoA ester lyase, whose amino-acid sequence MRSFLFVPGDSERKFIKAEGSAADALVLDLEDAVAADRIGIARGMVREYLSSHRDRTRTQLWVRINPLSDEKALPDLAAIVAGTPDGILLPKTTSANDAMLLDHYLSALEVREGIEAGSIRIMAVATETAAAMFTLGGYAGSTKRLWGLTWGAEDLSAAVGASTNRDENGDLEFTFKLARSLCLLAAKSADVEPIDTVFTNFKDSEALFKESQAARRAGFTGKIAIHPDQVEPINRAFTPSPEDVEYANRVIAAFAAGVGTVGLDGKMLDMPHLKQAHRVIAMAQARK is encoded by the coding sequence ATGCGATCTTTTCTTTTCGTCCCCGGTGACAGCGAGAGGAAGTTCATCAAGGCCGAGGGCTCCGCGGCTGACGCACTCGTGCTCGATCTCGAAGATGCGGTCGCGGCCGATCGAATCGGCATCGCGCGCGGGATGGTGCGCGAATACTTGAGCAGTCATCGCGATCGCACGCGGACTCAGCTTTGGGTTCGCATCAATCCATTGTCCGACGAGAAAGCGCTGCCCGATTTGGCCGCGATCGTCGCGGGCACGCCCGACGGAATCCTGCTGCCGAAGACCACCTCGGCCAACGATGCGATGCTGCTCGATCACTATCTCTCGGCGCTCGAAGTTCGCGAAGGCATCGAGGCCGGCTCGATACGCATCATGGCGGTCGCCACCGAAACCGCGGCTGCGATGTTCACGCTCGGCGGCTACGCGGGCTCCACCAAACGGCTCTGGGGCCTCACCTGGGGCGCCGAAGATCTTTCGGCGGCCGTCGGTGCGAGCACCAATCGCGACGAGAATGGCGACCTAGAATTCACCTTCAAGCTGGCGCGCTCGCTATGCCTGCTCGCCGCCAAATCCGCCGATGTCGAGCCGATCGACACCGTGTTCACGAACTTCAAAGATTCCGAGGCGCTGTTCAAGGAATCGCAGGCCGCGCGCCGCGCCGGCTTCACCGGCAAAATCGCGATTCATCCTGATCAGGTCGAGCCAATCAATCGCGCATTCACTCCATCGCCGGAAGATGTCGAATACGCCAACCGCGTCATCGCGGCGTTCGCTGCCGGCGTCGGCACGGTCGGACTCGACGGCAAGATGCTCGATATGCCGCATCTCAAACAGGCGCATCGCGTGATCGCGATGGCGCAAGCGCGAAAATAG
- a CDS encoding phytanoyl-CoA dioxygenase family protein — protein sequence MSDQVWASFATQLKNDGAICVRRALDADSMRMARAAFDWSLSHPGPNHSQFEGTPKAPGRFYQDLLNPDVLTGYRRLTEDSNAADFVAKLWGAPDVWFMYEQVFLKEGGESRRTPWHQDSSYLPIEGAQIAVMWISFGAVSRDDSLEFVRGSHRGVLYDGSRFDPGDDTAPLYGDGTMPRLPDIEGNRDRFDIVSWAIEPGDVLIFHPRMLHGGAPTHPGTSRRTLSLRFFGEDAVFAQRPVGAGSKGEHPRVGKDGPRVGESNSPMGDLYATLSPGDPFRHPGFPKLRPRN from the coding sequence ATGAGCGATCAGGTATGGGCGTCATTTGCCACACAATTGAAAAACGACGGCGCGATTTGCGTGCGACGTGCGCTCGACGCCGACTCGATGCGCATGGCGCGCGCGGCGTTCGACTGGAGCCTGAGTCATCCCGGCCCGAATCACTCGCAGTTCGAGGGCACGCCAAAAGCGCCTGGCCGCTTCTATCAGGATTTGCTTAACCCCGACGTGTTGACCGGCTATCGGCGCCTGACCGAAGACTCGAACGCGGCCGACTTCGTCGCGAAACTGTGGGGCGCGCCCGATGTCTGGTTCATGTACGAGCAGGTGTTTCTGAAAGAGGGCGGCGAGAGCCGGCGCACGCCGTGGCATCAGGATTCGTCGTATCTGCCGATCGAAGGCGCGCAGATCGCCGTGATGTGGATCTCGTTCGGGGCGGTTTCGCGCGACGATTCGCTCGAGTTCGTGCGCGGCTCGCATCGCGGCGTGCTGTACGACGGTTCGCGCTTCGATCCGGGCGACGACACCGCGCCTCTTTATGGCGACGGCACTATGCCGCGCCTGCCGGATATCGAAGGCAATCGCGATCGCTTTGACATCGTGTCGTGGGCGATCGAGCCCGGCGACGTGCTGATCTTTCATCCGCGGATGCTCCACGGCGGCGCGCCGACGCATCCCGGCACCAGCCGCCGCACGCTCTCGCTGCGCTTCTTCGGCGAGGATGCGGTCTTCGCTCAGCGTCCCGTCGGCGCGGGTTCCAAGGGCGAGCATCCCAGGGTCGGTAAGGATGGACCGCGCGTGGGCGAGAGCAACAGTCCGATGGGCGATCTCTATGCCACGTTGTCGCCGGGCGATCCGTTCAGGCATCCGGGATTTCCCAAGCTGCGCCCCCGCAACTGA
- a CDS encoding PKD domain-containing protein, translating to MPRKFLFRKISLVAALGAIFIALASMGAGVRAQNEAGPVPTRTPMNIPHIPQLTVQALPGYGAAPLFVGFMVGSSNPEGAPFTMFRWNFGDGQVSALPPTALFHTYKTPGSYVVTVTATTSDGHQATGFAGVLVQPATR from the coding sequence ATGCCGAGAAAATTTCTGTTCCGCAAAATTTCGCTCGTCGCCGCACTCGGTGCGATATTCATCGCGCTCGCGTCGATGGGCGCCGGCGTGCGCGCGCAGAACGAAGCCGGCCCGGTCCCGACGCGCACGCCGATGAACATCCCGCACATTCCGCAGCTCACGGTGCAGGCGCTGCCGGGCTACGGCGCGGCGCCGCTGTTCGTCGGCTTCATGGTCGGCAGCAGCAATCCGGAGGGAGCGCCGTTCACGATGTTCCGCTGGAATTTTGGCGACGGCCAGGTCTCGGCGCTGCCGCCCACGGCGCTGTTTCACACGTACAAAACGCCGGGCAGTTACGTCGTGACGGTCACGGCGACCACCAGCGACGGCCATCAGGCAACCGGCTTCGCCGGCGTGCTGGTGCAACCGGCCACGCGATGA
- a CDS encoding SDR family NAD(P)-dependent oxidoreductase, with amino-acid sequence MALRLENKNALITGGASGIGRATSIRFAEEGANVFVADRHLAAAEETAASVRQLGRKAIAHQVDTSDEAQVNAMVDRMVKELGGVDIVVAAAGISHAHYGEEGKADIMLLSEKSFANWKKVLSVNLDGVFLTDRACAKAMIKAGKGGRIINIASAAARLPTPGVGEYAVSKAGVWMLTKVLATELAPYNITANAIGPGFIKTPMTAEIQNLPDVTPLMQRVPMNRMGEPVDVANTALFLASEEGRYYTGSILHPDGGITMQ; translated from the coding sequence ATGGCACTCAGACTCGAAAACAAAAATGCGCTGATCACTGGCGGCGCGAGCGGAATCGGCCGCGCCACTTCAATTCGATTCGCCGAAGAGGGCGCCAACGTCTTCGTCGCTGATCGCCATCTCGCCGCCGCCGAGGAAACCGCAGCTTCAGTCCGCCAACTCGGTCGCAAAGCAATCGCGCATCAGGTCGATACCAGCGACGAAGCGCAAGTGAATGCGATGGTCGATCGCATGGTCAAGGAACTCGGCGGCGTGGATATCGTCGTCGCAGCCGCCGGTATCTCGCACGCGCATTACGGCGAAGAAGGCAAAGCCGATATCATGCTGCTGAGCGAGAAATCTTTCGCCAATTGGAAAAAAGTTCTGAGCGTAAATCTCGACGGCGTGTTCCTGACCGATCGCGCCTGCGCAAAGGCGATGATCAAAGCGGGCAAGGGCGGCAGAATTATCAATATCGCTTCCGCCGCCGCGCGCTTGCCCACGCCCGGCGTCGGCGAATACGCCGTCAGCAAAGCCGGCGTCTGGATGCTCACCAAAGTGCTCGCAACCGAACTCGCTCCCTACAACATCACCGCCAACGCGATCGGCCCCGGCTTCATCAAGACGCCGATGACCGCCGAAATCCAGAATTTGCCCGACGTGACACCGCTGATGCAGCGCGTGCCGATGAACAGGATGGGCGAGCCGGTTGACGTCGCGAATACGGCGCTTTTCCTGGCCAGCGAAGAGGGGCGCTACTACACCGGCTCGATTCTGCATCCCGACGGCGGAATCACGATGCAATAG
- a CDS encoding alpha/beta fold hydrolase → MAHEQAATVVSEPTHRYFEVDGLKLHYLDWGGEQERHTFVLLHGGGAHVHWWDSVAPLLTPYGRVVALDFRGHGRSQWSRPPSYGPPAYMNDTRALIESLGARVILVGHSMGGAVAQWVAVTHPEMIEALIVVDAPHGPPPLMRRLMWRWRRRSHGGKRPELRSAHDVIKKFRLSPPETNLSRLELEQLALAGAEQLPSGAWAFRFDPETRAWRKNRGRMTKPKIKNLKMPTLLLRGEHSGLVSPRHVKRMNRKIKGSVLKEIPRAYHHVPLDNPADTAAAIIEFVDKL, encoded by the coding sequence ATGGCACATGAGCAAGCGGCTACCGTCGTCTCGGAGCCGACCCACCGGTACTTCGAGGTTGACGGACTCAAGCTTCATTACCTGGATTGGGGCGGAGAGCAGGAGCGGCACACGTTCGTATTGCTGCACGGAGGCGGCGCGCACGTTCACTGGTGGGACAGCGTCGCGCCGCTACTGACGCCGTACGGGCGCGTCGTGGCGCTGGATTTTCGCGGGCATGGCCGCAGCCAATGGTCGCGTCCGCCGAGTTACGGACCGCCGGCGTATATGAACGATACGCGCGCGCTAATCGAGAGCCTCGGCGCGCGCGTGATCCTGGTCGGGCATTCGATGGGCGGCGCGGTGGCGCAATGGGTCGCGGTGACGCATCCCGAGATGATCGAAGCACTGATCGTTGTCGATGCGCCGCACGGGCCGCCGCCGCTGATGCGGCGGCTGATGTGGCGATGGCGCCGGCGGTCGCATGGCGGCAAGCGGCCCGAGTTGCGGTCCGCGCACGACGTCATCAAGAAATTCAGGCTGTCGCCGCCGGAGACCAATCTTTCGCGGCTCGAACTCGAGCAACTCGCGCTCGCGGGAGCGGAACAATTGCCGAGCGGTGCGTGGGCGTTTCGATTCGATCCCGAGACTCGCGCATGGCGCAAAAATCGCGGCAGGATGACCAAGCCGAAGATCAAGAATCTCAAGATGCCGACGCTGCTGCTCCGCGGCGAGCACAGTGGACTCGTGAGTCCGCGTCATGTCAAACGGATGAATCGGAAGATCAAAGGCTCGGTGCTGAAGGAAATTCCGCGCGCGTATCATCACGTGCCGCTGGACAATCCAGCCGACACCGCGGCGGCGATTATCGAGTTCGTCGATAAGCTGTGA